Genomic segment of Vulpes vulpes isolate BD-2025 chromosome 16, VulVul3, whole genome shotgun sequence:
AGCTTGTGTAGTTTCCTCCTCCTTGGTTTTCTTTCATAAGAGAGAAAaccctgggctgggggtggggagcagggggtgagAGGGAGCTTATGCTTATAAGCACTCTGAATGAGTTTCCAAAAGGTTTCTATGTCACAACGCAGCTCTGACATAAATATAACTAACTGTCTACAAGATGCTCTATGCTATTTAGGACTGGATGGATAGTAAGATTATTCAAGATtctggagtgattttttttttttaaagaagtagtgCAAATGATGCTTTCCcaatatttctgtaatatttcttaaatttctgtgACATAGTTTCCTTTTAGCCAATGACATCCATGTTTGGTGTATGCTTTCTGCCCGAGTATCTTAATATTTGAACAGACCAAGGGAAGATCCTAATTAGTCTGAAgatcttaaattttctttaatgaatgaGTTAAATAGGCAATTCACTCTCAGTGTGGTAAATCAAATACCAACGACACGTCACACATTTCACCAAACCATTTGATGTTTCCTCTAAAATTCCACAATCCTGatatattctttcattctctAATACATGATATAGGATTTTTATGCCCGAATCAAGAGTCTGCCTCTCCAAGCATTTGTCTAATTAGAACTAACATTCCAATTTTAATGCAGATGAATTAAGATCTGATATAAAAATTGGAGATGTCATATTAATTTCTAACCGAGAAACACTCTTCATCCTGAACTTTTATCATCAAGGTTTCTGTATAATTCATGAGGTTTACACTTTCAAATACTGCCTTAAAGATTAGTTCTTGGAGGAAAGCTCATGAGATGATTCCCATATGaagaacacaaatataaaatacttggAATTTTATTGACTATCATAAAACCATCAAttaccttgattttctttttcttacaaaggTTAATGCTGCTCTTAACCTTTAAAGCCATCCGAAGGTTTATATAAAGGCACTTCTAATATACAATGTAAAGGTAAATATTCCTTTCTCATTTAGCAATCTGATATTTTACTTTGTAGCCTGCAAGTGTGCTACTTAATAAATGCTAAAGTAAAATGTATTGCAAATTAAGATTATCCTAGGataattatacatttaatgcaaataGTTTGCACTGAAGTTTAGGAATAGAGTTTGCATTATAGATATTTGTATGAGTTTTTATTGTGATTTGTAGCAAGTTTCTCTCTTTCACTTCACCACTTTTTTAAGGAGTTAAAAACAAGTATAtttgaagaagacagaaaaaaataagaaggtagCAAAAATTGAAATACACCTAAGTTCCAAGAAATTCGGGGGGAAGGAGTTTTATCTAGGAATGCGGAATACTAAATTATATAGGAAAATTAGCAGTTTAAATCCAACACATTTAAGAAGATCCCAATGACAGAATGTCAGTGAAGAGATGTAGTACAGTGAATTGAAAGCCTTGCTAATTTTGGGTACGAGGAATCAAATCTGATGGGATGACCagacaatttccttttctttttttctttcatccgAAGCAAAGTAATTTTGCAATCACAGTTTTATCCcagatttgcttttcattttcaatcttGAAATCACTATCCATCCTTGGCAAAATCATCAACATCAGTAACAGATTTGGCAGTAACCATGTAGAAAATAGGACAAATATAGTATGGGTTTAAGCATGAGagatataaataagcaaaataatgaGAATGCATACCACGGTTATATTCATCGTCATCGTCTAACCAAACACACAGAATGAAAAGAGGAATCCCCAGAACGTGACACTAGAGCACAATGCCAAGATAAAAATCACTGCTAAGTCTGAGCATGACAAAGAAACAGATGGTCATGACCTCTTCtgcagggagggaaaaaaaaaaaaaaaagaataatgatacaAGACACTTAATAGCGAAATTGTTCATGACTGCTAAGATtcttggaagaaaaacaaaatgaagaagccGCTACaggaatgagataaaaaaaaaaaataatacatgtctaTGTTTGCCAGCCACATTGCAGAACTGAAGAGTCACCTGTGGTTTTCCGCTTAACACAGGAGAGATGAGTTGGTCTAGTATATTTGATAGCaggttttaaaatgaatttcctGGAGGGAGAGTGGGCCTGAACTTCTGTTTTTTTAGCAAGTTCAGCCTTCTTATAAACTGCTacgaataaaaaaaaacacaagaaaaagcaTACCATCAGGAGAAAATACACACTTGGAGCAAAACCGAACGACATTTCATAAATAATTAGTTACCACTGTTAGGAAGTTTCTTCTACAAAAGAGTAACAatgaatacaaaaacatttttaaagaagttattgTGAAATGaaccttttttccttctcacttcATCTCTGGAGACTGTGCTAGGTTCCtttttagctatttttctttcAGGAGTGGAAATTCTGCCTCTCCCGGTTTtaaaaggcttttcttttctatgtttcTCGAGAGATGGTCTCCGAGCTTCCTTTTCAGCTTTCTCCTCTTTAGGAATAGTTTCTAACTGTTCTGTCATGATGCTCCTATCATCATCTGCGGATCAAAGCAAAccatgacaacaacaacaacaacgaaagcATTAGTAACAGATGTACAAGATCCttcatatatttaacaaaatgcaGAACAGAGATAAAGGGacatttttaaactgtttaaaaCGAAAAAGAAATCGTTTTATTTGgaagtagaaaattaaaaaaaaaaaaaataatgcacacCTTGAGTGTCCACCCAGAGGCTGTCAGCATCCATGATGGAATCATCAATGGTGGTCTCGTCTTTGTAATCGTCATAGGTTTCCGTCTTATATTCTGAGAGTGCaacctcctctctctctggggAAGCTGGAGCCTCCGGGGAGCCATCCCTGGGCTCGGCCTGGGCTTCGGCGGCCTCATCGACGTGGAGCTCTTTGAGGTGGAGCTCTTCTCCGGCGCGGGGAGCCGGTCTCCTCTCCACCTCGGGCTGCTCTAGGGCTGCGAAGCGCACGCTGTGGGCGCCTGACTCCCCTTCGTCGGTGGTGGTTTGCACCACGGTGATAAAATCATCCTCGATGGTTACCACGGACTCGATCACCCCTTTGTGCTCGCCAGGGCAGGTCTCCACAAATTCCTCCCTGACCCCGGGGACGCCCAGGTCGGTGATCTGAAGGGTGTCGGAGCGGAAGAGCAGCTTGTCGTACTCTCCCTGGGCCTCGATCTCGTCTTCCTCGCTCCGGGCCTCTGCGGGCTCGATGCCGGCGGCTTCGGGCACCTGCTCTGGGACGTCGGAGGGTGTGACAGAGATATCTGGGGTCCCCTTGCTGTCCTCCTGTGGCTGCTGAATGAATTCCATCTGGACGTCGGCCCTCTCGTCCGGGGCCAGCTCGGCCTCTGAAACAGCAGGTGCACAGGGAATCTCCACAGACAATTTGATGGCGATCTCATCTTGGATCAGAGAGGACTCCGGGGACGTTTCCTTCTTGCCCTCGTCGGCTTTCAAGGACTCCATGGTGAGGCTCTCGTGCTCGCCACTGGACTCGTAGGACTCCTCCTTGTCCACAGCCTCCTGGTGCACCAGGTCAGGCTTGGCCACCTTCTCCTTGATCTCCGTCTCGCTGGCACGGGCGCCTTCCTTCACGGGGCCAAACTCGACACCCGGAGGCGCCAACGTGGAGGGGGCGAGATCCTGCCCGACCTCGGGGGGGAGCTCCGTCTCCTGTCCCCCATCTAGGGTCAGCCCCGCGGCCATCTGCCCGAAGTCGCTGATGTGAACATCCACGTGACCCTGGTCGGCTTTCTTTGCAACAAAATCCAGTTCTGGTGCAGCTTTCCTGGAAGGTTCGACCTCCCCGACCTCTGGCACTGAGCTGAGCCCTTTCTCAGCTGCCTCCGCTGCAGGAGGGGATGCATCTTTTGCTGCGGTCGGGGGGTGCTCGGAGATTGCTCCTAATCCAGACGCTTCGGCCTGGTCGCTGGCCTCTTCCGCTGCCCTGGAGTGTTCCTTTGCATCCGCATGTTCTTCACCCTTTTCTAGGACGGTATCCAGCTTATCACTGGCTTTCCTGTCCTGCTCCGACTCCCTAGCCGGGCCCGGCTTGTCACCAGGGACGTGCGGGGAGACCTCTTTCTCAGCCCCCAGCTCGTCTTTGACTCTGCCGGCAGCCGCCAGTTTTACTTCAATCAACGAGAGGTCCGTGGCGAGGTCTCTCCGCATCTTGTCATCGGGGCCTTCATAAAAGGACCCGCTGTCCCCGGACAGATTCTCGCTGTCTTGAACCGGCGACGGGAGCGGGACCGTGTACTTGTTGAACACACAGTAGCCCAGGTCTTCCAGCTGACTGTCCGTTTTAACCACGACGTGGTTCTCGTCGGTGACAGGGGGCAGGCCCGTACTGCCCTCCTCGGCCACAGCCTCCGATGGCACCGATTTCCTCCTGGCAACCTCGGCATCTGCGCTCACCGAAGCTAATCTGGACCTCGTGCCCGCCAGATCGAGCATCTCAGGCAGGTCAGGGGCCATGACGGTGCCATTTTTGTAATAATCTTTGGCGAGGAAAGGGGACTCACACGATGGCTCAACCGGAGCATTTTCCTCTCCCGGAGCCTTCCCCCCCTCTGGCTGTTCCTCCTCTTTGCTCTCTACCGGGAAACAAGGGGCTTTCTCCAGGGCAGGTGTGGTGGCCGGAAGGTAATCATCCCCTTCGTCCATACTTCCACTAGTGTTGGTCAGAATGTCAGAAGCCAGAGGAGAAAGATCGTGGCCCCGACCAAAGTTGAATCCGAGGGCTATGGAATCCAGGCAAGACATGGGCAAGTTGATCGACATGCTTCTTTGCTCTATTGCTGACCTCCCGCCAAGTCCGAGACTCCTGCTTAGCGTCAAGTCGTCCTTATTCTTACTGTGGAGATCCCTCTTCTCCCCATACACTTTTGGATCAATAGTAAACATCCTTTCTTGAGGAGAACTGGGTTCTTCGGGTAAATCGGCTGGATAACCCTGTGCAAGAGTGCTGTACCCTGCTTCTTGCGCTGCggccctgggctggggctctTGGCCGGCCTCAAGTCCCTTGTCGCCGTTTTTACACACGGGAGACACGGTATCCAAAGACTCTAGGGCACTTTCTCTTGTGTCGCTTAGTTCGTAGTAATCACTGCCCGGCTGGATGCTCTTTGTCACGTCTTCTTTCAAGGCAGATGTTTCGAAATACTTGGACATTCCTGACTTATCTTCATAAAATGGCATGTCAAGCTCAGCTGATGTTGCAGCCCCAGCCCCTTCAACCTTAGTGTCTTTGCCCAcaactttttcttcaaaaaggtCCTGGGTTGCACTCTTCTCACTTGCTGCAGCTGGTTCGGTCACGACTTTCTCCAGGGTCGTGGAGGTCATGGCTGAATCGGTTACTGCTTGTTCCAAACCGACAGGGAATAATAATGCGTCTGTGGTAGGCTCTTGgcctttctgttcttcttttgAGAGGGCGTGCTCCATGCAGGGCTGAATGatgcctgtttctccatctgtcaGTTTTGGGGGCTCACTGTCTTTTGGCATGGCTTCTTTGTCAGAAACGGTTGTTTTTTCCTCAAGCTTTGGCTGAGACTCCTTGTCAGTAGGTGTAGCTTCCTGCTCTTTTTTCTGTGCGCTCTCTGGCTTGATCGCCCCTTTTTCCTCTCCCAAAACTTTCTCTGGGACACCTTCTTCCACAGTTGGAATGAGGGCATCTTTGGGTAAGGTGGTTGCCTCTGAGGCTGGTGCTTCTGCCACTTTGTCGGGTTTATCCTTAGGGGGCTCTTCAGCTTTAGAACTATCTTTGGCAGGTGCTGGGCCACTGGtttcttccagaaattttttGTCATCTGGCTGTAAAAAGGCAGGGGCAAAGGGTGATGCTTCTGCAACGATTTCATTCTTCATGACATCTAAAGGAAGAGTGAAGCTTCCCGCCTGAAAGGGACTTGGCATGGGAGAATCAAActgtttcccttcccattttGGGATGTCCTCAAGTACATCTTTTCCCTTCATGGGTGTTAGGGGGCCGGGTGAGATGGGAGCAGCTAAACCCCACTCGTCCTTTTTTGCTTCTGTTGGCATTTCGATGAACCAGTCCTTTTGCTCTTTTGGAGTGGGGGGCTCTGCAGAGAGGCCAATACCAGGCACCACTAGGCTCGGTTCTGTCTTCTGTTTCATGTCTTCCAGCCCGGCACCAAGAGGCTGCCCAAACAGAGTGGGAGgtgctctttcttcttctgtgccTTGCATGTCCTTTGTGTCAGGGGAAGTTTTCGTTGTCTCAGGCTGAGAAACTAAGGCAGCATGTTTGAGGTCTTCACCAGGCTTACTTTGTTTCTCTGACTCCTTGTCTTTCTTGTCTAATGGCTCAGCTGGAGAAGGAGTCAATTCCTGTTGATCATGGAACTCCATCTTCGAGGCTGGAAATAAACCTGAAGTAATTGGGTTGATTTTTAAACAGATAATAGGCAAGTGCTTTCAGGCAGTaagcttaaaattatattttgaaatgacaaatgaATGGTAGGGTAAGAAAACAAAACGAAACTATGGAACATGCAAGCATGCTACCcgtttaaaaattaacatgaaaatgTCAGGATCGAGATATATTTGTACTACTGCTGAAATGGACTGCTGTTGCGAATCAATGCATACAGGAATTGTGTATTTTGAATACTCTTTGCTCCTCTGTTTGGGTTCTCCTAAATAGTATGTAATGTGTACggtagtagaaaaaaaaattcatgtgcCTTCTACATAAATGACAAATTAAGGAACATTGAATCAGTAATATTTagatacaaaaatactttaaGGACTAAATATGAAAAACGGATGAATGTCCACTGAGCTTTTTCATTTGTGTTGTCATTTGAAAATGAACTGGCAGGCCAAGGGCAGAAGGCTAATTAATCCATAGTAAGTATTCATAGTTTCAATTAACTTGATTTACAAATGCCAGGACCAATTTTTTGAGCATTGAAAAGTTACTGGCATAATTTTTTAAGGAGTCATCTGAGATTAAATTTCaggaatataaatatttgctattaacTTTATGTGATATGACCTAAAAAATTGACAAGGCAGTTTCTACCACAAATTCAAAATTCTTAATCCCGAATCATCAGCTGACCTTACGACAGATGTAAGAAAATCTGAATTATATTGTTAATACTGAGAGGTCATgtgaatacaaattttaaaaagagccgATCTTTATAATATCTTTCTCTCCCTGGTCATGACCTTGTGATCGATGGTGAGGCACTAACTGTGGCTTCAGAGATACTTCATAGAAATTAAGtggctctttatttttgtttgttcaccAATGCAAAAGGTTTCAGAGTCTCACTTGTGTTTTAAGGTCACAGGTATTTTGTTGTGGTCATTGGAGCTAAATGTAATTATCTGgaaaaaatttgggaaaaaataataaaattcagtcATCGCTCAAAGAGCAAGTGTATGGATCATCATTACCTTATATACTTGTGTGTCCTGTTGtaacaatagaaaagaaatacttcATGAACTTCTAATAAAGGTTAGATGGATGAAAACTCAAGAGATATGATGATGGTCAAAGACGTTGGCTGCCATGGAGAGGAAATGGTATGAGAAGCATCAGCAGGAGCTTTTAGGAAAACCAAACCAGAATTCATTGAAGCATAAAAAATATAGCACGTTGCGGttgcaaacaaaaacaattctaCCATTTAAGCCTCTGTGTGCCAAAATCCGAGTCTACGATTTGAAAGAAAAGCATATGAATCGCTgtcccaaaaataaaaataaaaatatacatgtattagCAATGTGGCTGGCAAACACTTGGAGATGGGAGGGGGGCGGACAAAAAGCTCACACAGCATCGTCAGCCTGGCTGCAAAGCGTATTGTATCATggcaaaataaaaccaagaatcagCTGCAGCAGTGGAAGACCTAGCTGCCACACAGCACCTGTGCAAGCCACACTCTGCTCATTAAACCTACAACAtcggtctcaggatcatgagaagACCAAGCCATGGAATAGCATTGGAAAGGCATCAGGTTGGTAAGCTGCTGGAGAGATCATTTGCAACAGAACACATGCAAATCCTAGGAAAGACACACCTTCCCTGGCAGAGGAAGGGATTGTTACTTCTGGAGACACCTCGGTGACCTCTTTTACACTTTTCTCCTGTGGGGCCCCTGCTGGGGCACTCTCTTCAGGAGCTATGTGGGCCTCCACACTAGACTCCGCTGGGCCCTCACTGAGGCCCTGGGGTTGGTCTGAGGCCTTGGCAGCCCCGCACTCTTTCCCAGGAAGAGTGGCAGGTGTCTCTTCCTCAGCCATTGTTCCCTCTAGCGTTTCTTCTTCTTAGGGATGAAAAAGATGTTGACATCACGACCACAGAACAATACACGAAATGGCAGAAATACTATTCAAGGAACACTTTCAGCTCCATTACATCAACCTCACGAGAACCTCTTTTACCATTTGGACGAACAGATTAATATTCTGATGCAACGTGCATTATGTATTGCTTGGGAAATTATTCTATATAATCTGCTAATAATGATGCCTTTTACAGTCTCGTTAAAaggctatttattttaaaacttgagaGCTGAAAGGGTTTTATTGCTCTACTACCCTTAGTGGAAATGGCAGTAAGTTGCACACATGTAGGAAGCTTGCTGGAAATAAGAGATGGTGCTGCTGGATAACAGATGGTTATGAAAAGACAGATGCATTGATGTACTGAAAGAAACCTTTAAATTTGCTAGACATGTGCTGTTTTCTCCAATGCAGTAAGCCCCTACATATGAATTTCTGattactttatttaaaacatgCAAACTTTAGTAAAGAATCTTTTGGAATAAAAAACACCCGGCTTCAAAATGAGAGCCATCAACTACCCTAACAGTTTTCATGGAACCCACAAACACTATCTTATTTAGTATTCAGAGGCAAAAGTATTtagtatttaaagtaataaattatattttgatataatttatgtatgtaatatttttaaggcAAAAGACTTCCTCactcaatttattttatcttcattgcATTCCATGATATGGGAGACTATGAAAATTTCAAGGAgtaagcaaaatattttgaaaagcaaggTCTGGGTAAAAGGTAATCTTACCACTGAAAAAAGTCTAAGGACCTCTGGGACACAGCTGTTACCATATTGCTTACACCCTTGAAATACCAATAATTAGTTCATGTATAGTTCCCCTTGATCCTGAATAAGAAACTGTGCCCATTACCTGGAAAGTCTTATTGTGCAATTCAAAACCAAACCACGGAGATAACTGAATGGCAACCAAACTGCCAAAATATCTTCCCAAAGGATGTATATCACGtggaaaaatgttaacaattaaaatgtaaaatgaacacTTATGAAGGCCATGAATTATCGTGTTCATTTGCTTCTCATTTTGCACTTCAAATGCCAgtaaaataaatcccattttattGCTTAAGAAATTAGAGGGAAATATATAAGCTGTTTTATAGTTCTACAAATGAAAGGTTCTTATGAAACATTGTTTAAATGGCCTGGTGAGAAAGACTACAGATGGAAAGGAAAGGGATTTTCTTTTGTAAGAGATACTAAAACTCCTAGGCAAGGGATGGGGGAAGAAAGGACTGCTTCATCtattccctccaccccccatttAGCACTCAGGGactttcatttttgtcatttagTTACataagtaacattaaaaaaattcaaactccAAATTATTATTAAGGCCATTTTTGTAATTACAGACGAGACTTCTACTATAGCTGCTTTACTAATGTCACCCTCTTGGGTAAAGTCTAATCAAGTCAatcaatttattttccaaatccaTGTAACCTTTTGgctttccatttcctcattttgtaTAAATCATGTTTATTTCCACTACACTCGTTTCTCATTCGAAATTCCCcatctttttcttaattgttaTTAAGTTTACACTATTAGAAGGACTTATTTTTTACCATGGgttatatttctcttttagaGTGTCTGAGCCATTGGTGCTCTTTGTTTTCCAAAGGATCCTTGAAGACGTTTATTATCATGAATGTAGTTGGAAAGAATGTTTGTTCCCCATTGCCTTGGAACTATCTGCCCTTATGTTAAATACGGTCCTGTATGAAAATAAACTCTTCATGCACACAAGTGCACTTTTCTCTATTTGAAAATAAGCTCTTCACCTCCACAAAATGTGTTTTGgctctatttttgttttcctttacaaAGCTACCTAGTTAGAAAGAGGTAAATTTCAGCCCACTGCCCTCATCACGGCCAGGTATATACACTAGGGTCTGTTAGTTTTATGAGGCTGGAATGACAAAGGTTTTGGATCACTGCTTTCACTTTAGCCCAGGTATATTGATGTGAGCCAATATTTATTCACCTAGGGGGAGCCTCTGTAGTTTCTGTAGATGATTAAATGATTTGGAGAAATATATTCATTCTGTAACATGCATTCTGCCCAACACAGATTCACgatctttctcttttaaagagcTATCGTATTGACATGCTCCTAAAAATGGTTGATTCTATTTAAGTCTGGCCCTAGTAATATTCTGTatccaaggaggaaaaaaactatATAGTACATAGAGGACTACATACAGAGTCCTCTTCTTCAGTTTGAGTTAAGAGGATATATTCTTCCCCCACTGATTTATTTTCAGGGAGCAGAAAGGAGTCATACTTTTACTGAActctttttgatttcttcccATCCCTTTCCCCTTTTTGGCGTTCTTTTCAGAAGTAattatatagaaaagaaaatacccaTATGCCTCAAATGAGGTATTTGGCCAGACATCTAAACTATATAGGGACGTCACTTTCATATGGAAAAAACAGGCTcctttccctcccaccccacatcCGAAGGTACGCTGAGTATGATGCATGTGGTCAAAGCtgcaggctggggaggaggagcaaaaGGGGACCATGCTTGGTTCACCTTTCTCCTGGCCTAAGTGGGCCTCTGCACTCTGCGCTGGGACACTGGGGAGCACACTAGAGGTAGTCCATTGTGAGCTGAACAAAGGATGCTCATAGTACTCCTCATCGGAATTGGAAGGGTCATCATCAGGCACAGACACCGAGATGGAGGGGGCTAGGAGTCTACGCCTCTCCCCGCTGGTGGCAGGTTCGTGGCTGGGGAACCTGTGTAGAGGACCCACTTGATCCTCAGCCCCTTCATCTACAAACAGACACATAGGAAGAAACTGCAGGGAAAACTGGACAAGACAGACACAAGATCAGACGGACGAGACAAACACCTACACGAAGACATGACGGGTCACAGAGGTAGCACAGTGGGATGGAGGGGAATTAGCCAGACCAAGCTGATGGAGGATGGGAGGCAGTGAATGTTTCATGCATCAGTAGGCACTGAATTTACACTATCCCTTAGGTAACCTTGCCattgatttaaataaatcaaaGGCACTAACACCCTTTACTGCATAATACAAATTATCTATACACTCCCCTCCAACAAGTCAGAAtaacccaaacaaaaaacaaaccaaaaaacccccactGAAATAGAAACAAAGCATTACAGTACAGACACATTATTTGGAAGAAATTCTTTCAAGTAGACTCTTTTCATGCTTCTGTCAATATATTTataagttaaaaaagaagaaaggcgtTAGGACCTGATGCTTTACAATTATAAGGGAAAACAGTCCTGTATGAAGCACAACCTTAATTATCTAGGATGGTCACATAGTTAGCATTTTGGTTAATTTAAGTTTTTGTTAATGACTTTTACcagaaaaccatttttaattcCAGGCcggttaaaaaaaatctacagtagTGCATTCTTCTTCTTGTTAAGGAGAGTACAGTAGCCTAGCTCTTTCCTTGGGTGCCAAAGACTAGGGGCATCCTTTTGAACACTGGTTTTCATGGTTTTAAGAGAGTCCCTAATAAtataaactcattttcttttctttttcttctgaaagttGAAAAGAGATACAATCACCTGACAATTATTTCTACAGAGCTGGCTTCAGATTCACCAAGACTTTATTCTATGTGGTTTCATTTACACCtctggttgtttttgtatttcaaaCTCTCGCTGCATATTTCTCATTGAAATGCTAACATAAATACTCTCATTTCTGCCTTTCCAGTGACTTGGCTTAGAAATCTGccttatttaaatatatctccTTAAATACACAAGGGAAGGTAAGTCTGCTTAGCACTTGGATTCTGGTATATTTCAATGAGCTTTAAGGATGATGGCAACAAACAATATTTGGCTTCTAATGTGGTACAGAAACTACATCTCGGGCCTATATAACAGGTTCCAGGATTTGCTAATcattatgatttatttacttttatttagaaataatttccaaatttccTAACTTTCAATaataagaattattaaaatgtattaaaagtcTGTGTatccaatttttatttctatcaaaaTTTAAGCAGGCAGATTAtagcatttatttgaaaatgtactgTATCGTTAGGGCAGTATCTTATTTTCAGCAACCAAGTGCTAACAAcctgaaataaatttgaaatcgTAAAGGTATGAAAATAATATCTCGTAGAGGGAATACTTTTAATCTCTTGAGCACATTATTTACTGATTGTTCCATGCTATTTTTTCCTGGATGGCTGCTCAGAACTTTTTCAGCCATCATGCTTATTATATCATGGGATAGCAGAAGCCTAAAATTACATTTGATATTCTTAGTT
This window contains:
- the MAP2 gene encoding microtubule-associated protein 2 isoform X29; this translates as MEFHDQQELTPSPAEPLDKKDKESEKQSKPGEDLKHAALVSQPETTKTSPDTKDMQGTEEERAPPTLFGQPLGAGLEDMKQKTEPSLVVPGIGLSAEPPTPKEQKDWFIEMPTEAKKDEWGLAAPISPGPLTPMKGKDVLEDIPKWEGKQFDSPMPSPFQAGSFTLPLDVMKNEIVAEASPFAPAFLQPDDKKFLEETSGPAPAKDSSKAEEPPKDKPDKVAEAPASEATTLPKDALIPTVEEGVPEKVLGEEKGAIKPESAQKKEQEATPTDKESQPKLEEKTTVSDKEAMPKDSEPPKLTDGETGIIQPCMEHALSKEEQKGQEPTTDALLFPVGLEQAVTDSAMTSTTLEKVVTEPAAASEKSATQDLFEEKVVGKDTKVEGAGAATSAELDMPFYEDKSGMSKYFETSALKEDVTKSIQPGSDYYELSDTRESALESLDTVSPVCKNGDKGLEAGQEPQPRAAAQEAGYSTLAQGYPADLPEEPSSPQERMFTIDPKVYGEKRDLHSKNKDDLTLSRSLGLGGRSAIEQRSMSINLPMSCLDSIALGFNFGRGHDLSPLASDILTNTSGSMDEGDDYLPATTPALEKAPCFPVESKEEEQPEGGKAPGEENAPVEPSCESPFLAKDYYKNGTVMAPDLPEMLDLAGTRSRLASVSADAEVARRKSVPSEAVAEEGSTGLPPVTDENHVVVKTDSQLEDLGYCVFNKYTVPLPSPVQDSENLSGDSGSFYEGPDDKMRRDLATDLSLIEVKLAAAGRVKDELGAEKEVSPHVPGDKPGPARESEQDRKASDKLDTVLEKGEEHADAKEHSRAAEEASDQAEASGLGAISEHPPTAAKDASPPAAEAAEKGLSSVPEVGEVEPSRKAAPELDFVAKKADQGHVDVHISDFGQMAAGLTLDGGQETELPPEVGQDLAPSTLAPPGVEFGPVKEGARASETEIKEKVAKPDLVHQEAVDKEESYESSGEHESLTMESLKADEGKKETSPESSLIQDEIAIKLSVEIPCAPAVSEAELAPDERADVQMEFIQQPQEDSKGTPDISVTPSDVPEQVPEAAGIEPAEARSEEDEIEAQGEYDKLLFRSDTLQITDLGVPGVREEFVETCPGEHKGVIESVVTIEDDFITVVQTTTDEGESGAHSVRFAALEQPEVERRPAPRAGEELHLKELHVDEAAEAQAEPRDGSPEAPASPEREEVALSEYKTETYDDYKDETTIDDSIMDADSLWVDTQDDDRSIMTEQLETIPKEEKAEKEARRPSLEKHRKEKPFKTGRGRISTPERKIAKKEPSTVSRDEVRRKKVYKKAELAKKTEVQAHSPSRKFILKPAIKYTRPTHLSCVKRKTTATGGESSQASSVFKQAKDKVSDGVTKSPEKRSSLPRPSSILPPRRGVSGDRDENSFSLNSSISSSARRTTRSEPIRRAGKSGTSTPTTPGSTAITPGTPPSYSSRTPGTPGTPSYPRTPHTPGTPKSAILVPSEKKVAIIRTPPKSPATPKQLRLINQPLPDLKNVKSKIGSTDNIKYQPKGGQVQIVTKKIDLSHVTSKCGSLKNIRHRPGGGRVKIESVKLDFKEKAQAKVGSLDNAHHVPGGGNVKIDSQKLNFREHAKARVDHGAEIITQSPGRSSVASPRRLSNVSSSGSINLLESPQLATLAEDVTAALAKQGL